A stretch of the bacterium genome encodes the following:
- a CDS encoding integrase core domain-containing protein, whose translation KAERFIQTMKRRWAYRYIFRSSAMRAESLRPWVKHYNHERPHRSLGKKTPMQRLREYRQQAA comes from the coding sequence GAAGGCCGAGCGCTTCATCCAGACGATGAAGCGCCGCTGGGCCTACCGCTACATCTTCCGGTCCTCAGCCATGCGTGCCGAAAGCTTGCGGCCCTGGGTCAAGCACTACAATCATGAGCGACCCCATCGCTCGCTCGGCAAAAAGACGCCTATGCAGCGGCTCAGGGAATACCGTCAACAAGCTGCTTAG